The sequence AAGCCTAATACCAAAGAAGCAACATCTATCCCTGCAAAGCCAGGAATGACTTTACGTAATGGATTCACTAAAGGTGAAGTTGCCTTTACGATAAATTGGCTTAAAGGGTTATAAAAATCAGCTTTTGCAAGTTGTAGCCAAAAACGAAGTAAAACCACCATTAAAAACAAATCAAAGGCGATTTCAATTAAAAATTTAAATGCATTCATTGGTTACCTGTTTTATTTTCTGTGCTCTTTAACTACAGAGCTTGTTAAAGTTCTTGTTCCATTTCTTGTGCGCGCGCAATACACTTATCCATTGCATCTGAAACACTTTGTACTAAACCACTTTGTTCAAACTGAGCAATCGCAGCAGCAGTAGTGCCATTTTTAGATGTCACGTTAGCACGTAAAGTAGAGATTGAAATATCTTGAGACGCTACCATTTGCGCAGCACCTAAAGCTGTTTGCTGCACTAGCTGTTTTGCTTGTTCATCACTAAACCCTAACGCTTTTGCTTTTTGTTCTATGGCTTCCATAAACAAAAAGAAATAAGCCGGTGATGAACCCGTTACGGCTGTAATATTATTAATATCAGCTTCTTTTTCAAGCCAAGTAACGATACCCGTATTTTCAAATACGCTTTGTGTAAAAGCGCGTTCTTCATCAGTTGCATTTTGAGTATAAAGTCCAGATACACCTTTACCTAATAAACAAGGCGTATTAGGCATACAACGTATCATAGTCACTTTTTGAGCTAACATTTGTTGTAATCTTTCAATTGTTAAACCTGCAGCGACAGAAATAAATAATTTTTTACTGATATCTATGCCAGAATCAACAAAGGTTTTACATAAATCAGCCATCATTTGTGGTTTTACACTCAGTACAATCACATCTGCTTTTGCTAATGCAGCTAAGTTATCAGTATCAGTTGATATTGCTAATTCTTTGGCTACTTTTGCTAATTTTTCACTGTTGCGATTAGTTGCGATAATACGGCTTTTATCAAAACCATTTTTAATCATGCCACTGATAATTGCGTAACTCATATTGCCTGTGCCAATAAAGGCGATGGTTCTGTCTGTCATTTATAAACCTTAACTTCTTGCACCAAAAATGTCTGTACCAATTCTTACCATAGTTGAGCCTGCAGCGATGGCTGCTTCTAAATCTGCACTCATGCCCATAGATAGTGTATCAATCTCTTTATATTGGGTCTGTAACGCATCAAAGCAAGTTTTTAACTGACTAAAAGCCTGGATTTGTTGCTCTAATGATTCTTTTTTCTCAGGGATTGCCATTAATCCTCTGAGCTTTATATTATCTAAGGCATGGATACTGAGTGCCAGTTGGTTTACTTCTGCTAATGTACAGCCGGATTTCGATGCCTCGTCACTGATGTTGACCTGTATTAATACATTAAGAGGCGGTAATTCGGTGGCTCTTTGATCACTTAAGCGTTTTACTATTTTTAATCTGTCGATACTTTGCACCCAAGAAAAATTATTTGCAATTAATTTGGTTTTATTTGATTGTATCGGACCTATAAAATGCCATTGAATACCATCAAGATGCGCGAGCTTTTCAATTTTTTCAACAGACTCTTGAACATAAGATTCACCAAATTTTCTGTGGCCAGCCTCATATGCATCTAAAATAAGATCTATTGGCTTAGTTTTACTCACTGCTAGCAAAGTAATACTTTGTTCTGGGCGGTTAAACTTTTTTACTGCTTCTTTGATTCTACCATAGGCGGAATCCAGTCGTTCTGCTATTGTAATCATATACTTATATCTAAATTTATTAGTTCTCGGAGTTTACCCATGGATATTACCGAATTATTGGCCTTTAGTGTGCAACATAATTCTTCAGATTTACATTTATCGTCAGATGTATCTCCTATGATACGCGTTGACGGTGATGTTAGGCGTGTCAATATTCCAGCTTTAGAAGCCAAAGATGTCAATGGGTTAGTTTATGACATTATGAGCGATAAACAACGCAAAGAATACGAAGAAAACTTAGAATGTGACTTTTCTTTTGAAGTACCAAATTTAGCGCGTTTTCGTGTAAATGCATTTAACACAAATAGAGGTCCTGCAGCTGTATTTCGTACTATCCCAAGTGAAATATTATCTTTAGAAGATTTAGGCGCACCAGAAATATTTAAAGAAATATCAGATAACCCAAGGGGTTTGGTATTAGTAACAGGACCTACAGGTTCAGGTAAATCAACAACATTAGCAGGTATGGTTGATTATATTAATGCGACACGACACGATCATATTTTAACAATTGAAGATCCAATCGAATTTGTTCATAAAAATAAACTAAGCTTGATCAATCAAAGGGAAGTTCATAGAGATACCAAAAGCTTTAATGCAGCGCTTAGATCTGCATTACGTGAAGATCCAGATGTAATTCTAGTTGGTGAGCTACGTGATTTAGAAACAATTCGTTTAGCGATGACTGCAGCTGAAACTGGTCATTTAGTGTTTGGTACCTTACATACAACCTCTGCACCAAAAACCATTGACCGTATTATTGATGTTTTTCCGGCAGCAGAGAAATCTATGGTACGTTCTATGTTATCTGAATCATTACGTGCCGTTATTTCACAAACACTGCTAAAGAAAACTGGTGGTGGTCGAGTTGCAGCACATGAAATCATGATAGGTATTCCAGCTATTCGAAACCTTATTCGTGAGGATAAAATTGCTCAAATGTACTCTTCAATACAAACAGGTGCTGGTTTTGGTATGCAAACCATGGATCAATGTTTAACAAACTTACTAAATAGAGGTTTAGTGAGCCAATCTGCAGCGGCTGCAAAAGCACATGATAAATCTCAATTTAGCTCCTCAGGGGGAATGTAAATGGAACCGGGTAATTTAAACTATTATTTAGCAAAAATGTGTGAAGCAGATGCATCAGATGTCTTTGTATCTAGTCTGTTGCCGGTCAGTGCAAAAATAAATGGCGAACTAACACCTTTAGATGACCATGAACTAACTGAAGATGAATCTTTATCTTTGGTCGAATCGGCTATGAGTGAAAAGCAAAAAGCTGAATTTCATTCTACAAAAGAATGTAATTTTGCAATAGCTACTGATGAAGGGCGTTTTAGGATCTCGGCATTTTGGCAAAGAGATAAGGCGGGAATGGTTATTCGTCGAATCGTCACTACGATCCCTGATGTTGCTGATCTTGGTTTACCATCGGTATTAACTGACTTGATCATGGCAAAAAAAGGCTTAATGTTATTTGTTGGTGGTACGGGTACTGGTAAATCTACATCATTAGCGGCTTTGTTAGGTTATAGAAACCGTAATCACAAAGGCCATATTCTGACAATTGAAGATCCGATTGAATTTGTGCATGAACATGAAAAAAGTATCGTGACGCAAAGGGAAGTGGGTTTAGACACAGAGAGCTTTGATGCGGCATTAAAAAGCTCATTACGCCAGGCACCAGATGTAATACTAATAGGTGAAATACGCTCTCAAGAGACGATGGAATATGCATTAAGCTTTGCTGAAACAGGCCATTTATGTGTTGCTACACTACATGCAAATAATGCGAACCAAGCAATTGACCGTATTATGCATTTAGTGCCAAAAGAGAAGCATGATAAATTAAAATATGATTTAGCACTTAATTTACGAGGCATTGTTGCACAGCAATTAATTCCAACATCCGACGGTAAAGGTCGTGTCGCAGCGATTGAAGTATTGTTAAACTCACCTATGATTGCTGAGTTAGTGAAAAAAGGTGATATTGGCGGTATTAAAGAAACTATGTCTAAGTCTCGTGAAATGGGTATGCAGACTTTTGATCAGGCATTGTTTGATCATTACCAAAATCAAAGGATCAATTATGCTGATGCATTGCATCATGCTGATTCACCAAATGATTTAAGACTTATGATCAAACTTAGAAATAACGATCAGCAGGGGGCAGGCTTCTTACAAGGTGTTACTGTTGATGGTTTAGGTGATGATAACCCTTAGGTTTTAATTTAAGTTGCTGATTTTTTTATTTAAAATATTTTAAGCTCATTTTTAAATGAGCTTTTCTTTTATGCATATTTGGGTTTATACTTTTTAAACAGATATTTATTTAATGGTGAGGTTTGTGATTTATAAAGCGATTTTAGTTTTGCTCATTTATATATTCAGTAGCCTAAATACATGTCTGGCTGTTGATGAAAAAAAAATTAAAATGTTTTTACGTGACGATGTATATGAGGATTACACCAGTTTTTTAGCCGGTCGAGATCCTTTAGAAATCACCTCTTTCAGTGGTCATAAAATTAGGCGTGATGTGGTTGATATGATAATCGCACAACAAGCGCTTAAATTAGGTGGCTTTCATAAACCCTTTAAATATAAAGTGGGTAAAATTAACTTTAGAAATACCAAGTTATTAGAGCAAGGAGCATTGTTACTTAGCTTTGATACATACTGGTTAGCAGATGCACTGCAACTGAATGAAAAGGTATATATTTCAGATCCGGTAATTAACAGAGGTGAATATCTTGCTGGTGTATATTCAAATCCGAGCAATGAAAAGGTATTTTCAATAAAGTCTTTATCTGACTTTAAAGGTTTAACATCAGTTTCTACGCCTAGGTGGCGTACGGATTGGCAAACCTTAATGGATTTACCTCTAAAAGAAGTCTTTCAAGAGCATGAATGGTTAGGGCAAACACGTATGGTTAACTTAAAGTGGGCTGACTTTATGCTAATGCCATTTATGCCCGCAAGAGATAATATATATAAACTCGAAAGCATAGAGTTAAAAGCCGTACCGGACATTGCAATTATGCTTGATGATAGTCGCCACTTTGTTATTAGTAAAAAGCATCCTGATGGTTTTTTAGCTTATCAAGCAATGCAAATTGGACTTGATAAGCTAAGAGTAAAAGGCTTGATTATGCAAGCTTATAGAGAGGCGGGTTTTATTCCTAAAAAGGGCAGTGTGAAAATTTTAAACCAGTAACTAACCCCATTGATTTTCAAAAAAACTTTCTAAGATTATTCTAGCTGACATACTATCTACATTGCCTTTCTTTAGGTTTTTATAACCGCCGTGTTCAAAAAGTTGCGACTTTGCATCTGTAGTGGTTAATCGTTCATCCTGTGTTTCAACAGGTAAACCATGTTTATTATGTAAGCGGTTAGCAAATTTTTTGGCTTGAAAGGTTACTTGTTGATTGCTGCCGTCCATATTTAAAGGTAAACCTACTACAATTAAGTCAGGTAACCATTCATCAACAATCACTTTTATCTCATCCCAATTAGGGATGCCATCTTGTGCTTTAATTGCGCATAATGGTGATGCAGAACCGGTAACTTCTTGGCCCACAGCAATACCGATACTTTTAGTACCAAAATCGAATCCTAATACAGTACGTTGACCTTTTTCTTTTAGCTGGCGCTTTGCCATTTTAACCTCAGTGTAAACTTATAATTTTCAGATATTTAAGCATGACCTGTTTGTGTACTTAATTTGCTAATATCAATGCCGAGCATCTCAATTGCTTTTTCCCACCTTAAATGTGCGGGAGTACTAAATATAATGTCAGGATCAGCTTCAATTGTGAGCCATGCATTATCCATTAGCTCTTGTTCAAGTTGTCCCGAACTCCAACCGGCATAACCTAAAGAGATTAAAAATTTCTCAGGTGCTAACTCAGTTGTAAGTGATGTTAATACATCTTTAGATGTGGTGATCATAACGTCATTGGTGAGTTTTAAGCTTGATTGATAACCTTCTTTAGGGATGTGTAATACAAAACCTTGCTCTTGCTGAACTGGGCCGCCAGAGAACACTGCGATATTGGCTGCGTCGGTTTCTTTATTGTTATCAATTTTTATTTGATCAAGTAGCTCACCTACAGTTAAATCTATCGGTTGGTTAATGACTAAACCCATTGCGCCTTGGTCATTATGTTCACAAATATAGGTAACGGAATGTTCAAATGCCGGATCTTGCATATTTGGCATTGCAATGAGAAAGTGATTTTCTAAAGATTGCATAACATTTACCTTAGTTCGTTATTTAAAAAGGTAATACTTTATTCATTATTATAAGCATTACCTGGGAGATACCGTAATAATATCTTATGATTTTAATCTCTGTTCAATGGCATCAAATAAGATACCTGTGATTGAGATATCATAAGCTGCTTGAATTTCTTTTACGCAAGTTGGCGCTGTTACATTTATTTCAGTTAACTTATCACCAATGATATCTAAGCCAACAAAAATAAGGCCTTTTTCTTTTAATGTTGGTGCAATCGCTTGTGCAATTTTAAGATCTGACTCACTTAACGGGCGCGCTTCACCACGGCCACCCACGGCTAAATTACCGCGTGTTTCGCCATTTTGTGGGATACGCGCTAAGCAATATGGAATAACTTGGCCATCAATCACTAATACACGTTTATCGCCTTGTTTTATTTCAGGGATATAGTTTTGTGCCATCGCAAACTCACTACCATGTTTCGTGAGTGTTTCACAAATTACGCCTAAATTAGCATCATCTTGTTTGACTCTGAATATTGATGCGCCACCCATGCCATCAAGTGGTTTTAAAATAATATCGCCGTGCTCATCTAAAAAGCTGCGGATCTGCTTTTGACTTCTTGTTACTAAAGTATCCGGTGTAAATTCGCTAAACCAAGCGGTAAATAGTTTCTCATTTGCATCACGCAAGCTTTGCGGTTTATTTACAATTAAAGTGCCTGAAAGTTCTGCGCGTTCTAAAATATACGTTGCGTAAATATATTCGGTATCAAATGGTGGATCTTTTCGCATTAAAATTACATCAAGATCAGCTAAGGCAATGCTTTGTTTTTCTTCTAAATCATACCAGTGGTTTTCATCTTCAAAAACTTGGGCTTTTGCTGCTGTAGCAAAGGCTTGACCTTTTCTTAGGTAAAGGTCGTCCATTTCCATATAATAGATTTCATAACCACGGCTTTGTGCTTCTACCATCATGGCAAAACCAGTATCTTTTTTAATATTAAAACCTGAAATTGGGTCTGAAACGATCCCGAGTTTTATGCTCATGTGATGGCCTTATTATTTAGCGGGACCTGTGGTCCAAATTTGTTAGTTATAAAGTATATGGGGCTAGTTTATGAAAAAACTAGCCTAAGAAAAGTTTAAGCTAAATCACCAAATTGTAATTGCAATGCACTTAATACTGTCAATGCTGCTGTTTCAGTTCTTAATACTCTTGGGCCTAAACGAATATCCATAAATCCACAGTTTTTAGTTTTTAACATTTCAGCATCGGTAAATCCGCCTTCAGGGCCAACAATAAAGCGTAGACCATTTGATGGTTCTGGAATCGTTTTTATGCTGTGATCGGCTCTAGGGTGTAGTGTGATTTTTAATTCATCGGATGTTTGCTCTAACCATCTTTCTATTTTAATTGGTGCATGAATTTTTGTAATGAAATTACGACCAGATTGCTCGGCAGCTGAAATTGCAATTTTTTGCCACTGTAGATGTTTTTTTTCTAATCTATCACCGCTGAGCTTTACACCACATCGCTCGGTAAAAATGGGGGTGATTTCAGTCACACCAAGTTCGACAGACTTTTGAATTGTAAAATCCATTTTATCGCCTCTTGAAATACCTTGGCCTAGATGAATTTTTAGGGGTGACTCAACATCTTTTTCAATAAATTCGATTACTTTTACTGCAGCTGATTTTTTACTTACTTCAGATAATTCACATAGGTATTCACCGCCTTCACCATTAAATAGGCAAACCTGCTCGCCAATATCCATACGTAATACACGAGTAATATGGCCTGCCGCATCAGGAAGTAAAGCTAAAGTTTCATTTAAGCTGATTTCGCCAGCTTGATAAATATGTGGAATGCGCATAATAGTAATAAATTAATTTAATTGTGAGTAATGATCATGATACAGATATCTATTGTTTATATCTATTTTCTACAGTTAAAGGTGATCTTGGAGGGAGGAGAGGGCTCAATTCGAGCCACTCTATATTTTAAGCTACTTATTTAAGCTTGATCGAAGTGGTAAGCTAAATGTTGGTGGAAGCGAATAGCGATTTCTTCATGATCTGGCGTCATTTCTAATTCTTTTGCCATCATACGTAATGACTTATCAACGGTTTCCATAAATTTAGCAAAACCTTTATCTTCAATATCGTCTTTAGTTGCCGCAAAAATGATTTGTACATAATCAACTAAATGATCATCTTGCCAGTTACAGTAAAATTCATTTTTAGGTTCGATAGGGTCAAAACCTAACATCTGAAGCTCACCTACTTTTTGCTCAGGTTTATTTGAGCTATTACGAATAATCGGTGTTAAGCCATTAGCGATAAATGCACCATTTTTTAAATTATAATGGTTGGCAGATTTTACACATGCATCAGATAACGTTTGGTAAAAATCAGCGTAAGATTGTTCACCAACTAAATTTACATTGCTACGTTTTAATAAACGACGAGAAATCGGCATACTTGCTACGACATAACTCATAGTATCGTTTTGCTCAGGCAAGATAACATCGGCTGCTTTATAACGATTTTTAATACGTCTTAAAGTATGGCCGTTAGAGCCTTCGACGCCTTTATCTTTTGCAAATAAATCATAAGTTAAATGCTGATGATCACGTAAACGCACAGCGCTTGCATCAACACCCACTTCAGATAAAAGCTTTGTAAGTGTTTCGCGAACTTTTGTATGGTATCCCGCAGCACTTGTGCGAATAGAATCGCCAGATGCTAAAAATAATAGTGATATTTTTTTAGAGCGAACAGCACCATCGAAATGAGACTTATATGACTGATGATATTCTGGGTTATAAAAAATCAGCATTTGCTGATCTGTTTCCCAGTATCGGATCTCTTGGTTAAAACGAACTCGAGGTAATTTATCATTAGCGATAAAATGCACATTATCTATATCTGCCTCTTCACATACGGTGAAAAGTTGCTCTGAGAACTTTTGATAAAAACTCTGCCAAGGCTTTAACTTATCAGAGCTGTCACTACTTTCAAAACGCTCTAATAATTCATCTGTTATTTTAAACTCAGCTAATAAAAATTGGTTATAACGAGAATTAGAAGGTAAATAAACTTTACTAACTTTACTGCGACTACGACGAATAGACATTATTGATCCTTAATTAATAAGCACGCTTTTTATAGGGTTATTATAAAATTCTAATCATTTGATTTATTGTTTTAGAACAAAGTTTTCTCAAGTAGACATTCATTTAATAAAGGAATCAAGTTTAAGATAAAAAATTATACAATTTTATTTATAATTTTACTCAAGGTAGATATTAGGTTTATAAATTTCCATCATGCCCTCAGGATAAATTGGTTTTGCAAAATTATATTGGGCGTATAAATCATGGGCGTCTTTAGTTGCTAAAGTGAAACGTCTTAATCCTTGTAATTTCTCATCTTCTATAATTGCTGTAATTAATTTCTTTCCTATACCTTGGCCTCTATATTTCTCTAAAACGAAGACATCTAATAAATTAGCAAAGGTAGCTTGATCGGTAACTACTCTGGCAAAGGCACATAATGTATTGTTATTTTGAATTACAAAACATAAAGAATTATCACAGGCACGTTTTAAGCAGTCTTTTGAGATACCGTTAGACCAATAGCTGCGTTCGCTTAAAAAATTAAAAATAGTTTCAAAATCTGCTTGGTTTAACTTGTATTTAATTTGCATTGTTATCTCCTAAATAAAGATCATGGGAATTGTAAGTAGTAGTAAGCTAGCCATAGTCAAATTGAATTTTTGATTGAAATGAGGGTTTTGTAATTTTTTTGCGATCAGTTTTCCTATTGTTACCCATACAAAAGCACAAGGGATTGATACTGTATTAAATAATAAAATACTGAGAAAAGCAGAAGACCAATAAAGGTCGCCAGCTAGTGTGAACGCAGAACTTGCTGTTAATAACATCGCCCAGGACTTGGGATTAATTAACTGAAATCCCGCAGCTTGAATAATATTAAATGGTTGATGGGCTTTATTTGATGACGGTGGTTTCGCTTTTGAGATAGTAAAAGCGAGCTTTAGAATATATATGCAAGCAATCAAGCTTAAAATAAACTGTATTTTAGGGTAGGCGATAAAAAGCTGTCCTAAACCAAAAAGAATACATGTTTGCAAACATATCATGCCTATTCGAATCCCTAAAATATGCGGGATCGTTTTTTTGATACCAAAATAAGCGCCAGAATGCGCCAGTAAAATATTGTTTGGTCCAGGGGTGATTGTTGCTATAACCGTAAAGATACTAATAGGTAAAATTAGCGCTAAAAGTTCATTTTGCATAATTTGTCCTTGTTAATTTTAAATTGTACGCATACAATTTATGGTGTTTGTATTGCTTTAAGTTGTCACATTTATTTTATTAGGCTATAAGTTTATTGTTATGGATACAATTTGGAAGGTAAACCAAGTTCGTTTTATTGAGCTTGTAAAAACTCAAGCAAAATATAAGGCCTTAGTGACTTTAATTGATGAAGCTATCACTGATGGGGATTTAGCTTTTAAGCAAAAATTACCAGCGCAGCGCTGGTTGGCTGATGAGTTAAATGTAACCCATGGTACGGTCACTAGAGCTTATGAATTAGCGCAAAAACAAGGGCTTGTTAAAGCAAAGTTAGGTGCTGGCACCTTTGTTGATACTGGGAGCAATTCAAATATAACAGAAGAGCTCGTTGTTGATTTTGCATCTAGTATGCAGCCAATGATGGGTCAACAAGCTGTTTTAGCGCAAGCAATGACTGAGCTCGCACAAGATAATAATGCTTTATCTCACATATTAACGTATTCAATAGATGGCATAGCTAAGCATAAGAAGGTATTTAATGACTGGCTCATAAATAAAGGGTTTAAAAACGCTGCTGATTTAATATTTTTACAAGGTGCCCAACAAGGCGTTTATAGCTGTTTACAAATACTGACTGAGCGTGGGGATCTCGTGCTACATGAATCCCTTTGTTATCCTGGGTTTTATCGTGCGGCAGAGTCATCAGGTTTAAAAATGAAAGAGCTCACGATAACAAATGAAGGTATTGATTTAGATGAGCTAGAGGCTATTTGTAAAAAATTCGCGCCAAAAGTGCTTTATATTACGCCAAATAATCAAAACCCGACCAATGTAAAATACACTGAGCAGCAGTTAGATAAAATTTTAGCTTTAAGTCGTCAATATCAATTTTTTATTATTGAAGATGATGTGAATTACTGTTTGCCTAATAATTGGCGTTTACCACTGCAACAAAAAGCCCCTGATCGTGTTTTTTATATATCAAGTTTGTCTAAGTATTTTGCTGGTGGCTTAAGAGTTGGCTATATTTTGGCTCCTGCTTTATTTCAACAGGTATTAAAGCAACATATTCATAGTCAGTGTTGGATGGTTTCATCTATGAACTTTGAATTGGCATCTCGTTTTATTCAAAGTGATGGCTATCAGTTCAATCAAGACAAACTTGCAAAAGAACTTATCTATCGCCAAAAAGCGTTCCAAGTGATTTTTGATAAATATAGATTTATCGCACGCTTAGGCGGTTTAAATATTTGGCTTGAGTTGCCTAAAACTATCAATATGCATCAGTTAAGCGGTTTATTATTAGCAAATAATGTAAAAATACGTACTGCAGACTTATTTTTAGCACCGTCAAGCACGAATGATTATAATGCGATCCGTATCTCATTAGGTGGACCAGAGCATAGAAAGGTATTTGATAAAGGCATAGAAATTATGGATAGGGTTTTTAAGCAATTACACAATAATAATGATGTTGTTATTTAAAACCTATTATCCTAAAACTAAGCTTTATGTTACCCTTGCCACAATTATTTAGACTTAGTTCTTACATATTTTTTTTAAGAGATTTAACTCATGACTATTCGTACTCGTGTAGCACCGTCACCAACGGGTGACCCGCACTTAGGCACAGCTTATATTGCATTGTTTAACTACGCTTTTGCTAAGCAGCAAGGCGGTGAATTTGTATTACGTATTGAAGATACTGATCAGGTTCGTAGTACACCAGAATCAGAACAAGCGATTATGGATAGTTTACGTTGGTTAGGTCTTAATTGGGATCACGGTCCTGATGTGGGCGGTGATTTTGGTCCATACCGCCAGTCTGAGCGCAGTGATTTATATAAAAAATATGCACAGCAACTTGTTGATAATGGTAAAGCTTTTTACTGTTTTGCAACGGCTGAAGAGCTTGACCAAATGCGTGAAGCGCAGATGGCTGAAGGTTTACGTCCAAAGTATGATGGTCGTGGTTTAAAGCTTTCTGCTGATGAAATTGAAGCAAATTTAGCTGCGGGTAAACCTTATGTGATCCGTATGAATATCCCAGAAGAAGGGACATTTAAATTTAACGATTACTTACGTGGAGAAATTGAGATCCCGTGGGAAAACGTTGATATGCAAGTATTGCTTAAAGCTGATGGTTTCCCAACTTATTTCTTAGCAAATGTGGTTGATGATCACCATATGGAAATTAGCCATATCTTCCGTGGTGAAGAGTGGATAAACTCAGCGCCTAAATTATTAAAACTATATGAAGATTTTGGTTGGACTGCACCAACTTTAGGTCACTTACCATTATTACGAAACCCAGATAAATCTAAATTATCAAAACGTAAAAACCCAACTTCTATTAACTACTATAAAGAAATGGGCTTTTTACCGGAAGCTGTATTGAATTACTTAGGTCGTATGGGTTGGTCAATGCCTGATGAGCGTGAAAAATTCACATTAGCAGAGATGATTGAAAATTTTGACATGAAACGTGTATCACTTGGTGGTCCGGTATTTGATGTTGAAAAATTAAGTTGGTTAAATGGTCTTTGGATCCGTGAAAACTTAACTGACGAAGAATTAATTGGTCG is a genomic window of Pseudoalteromonas sp. '520P1 No. 423' containing:
- the proC gene encoding pyrroline-5-carboxylate reductase, producing the protein MTDRTIAFIGTGNMSYAIISGMIKNGFDKSRIIATNRNSEKLAKVAKELAISTDTDNLAALAKADVIVLSVKPQMMADLCKTFVDSGIDISKKLFISVAAGLTIERLQQMLAQKVTMIRCMPNTPCLLGKGVSGLYTQNATDEERAFTQSVFENTGIVTWLEKEADINNITAVTGSSPAYFFLFMEAIEQKAKALGFSDEQAKQLVQQTALGAAQMVASQDISISTLRANVTSKNGTTAAAIAQFEQSGLVQSVSDAMDKCIARAQEMEQEL
- a CDS encoding YggS family pyridoxal phosphate-dependent enzyme — protein: MITIAERLDSAYGRIKEAVKKFNRPEQSITLLAVSKTKPIDLILDAYEAGHRKFGESYVQESVEKIEKLAHLDGIQWHFIGPIQSNKTKLIANNFSWVQSIDRLKIVKRLSDQRATELPPLNVLIQVNISDEASKSGCTLAEVNQLALSIHALDNIKLRGLMAIPEKKESLEQQIQAFSQLKTCFDALQTQYKEIDTLSMGMSADLEAAIAAGSTMVRIGTDIFGARS
- a CDS encoding type IV pilus twitching motility protein PilT — encoded protein: MDITELLAFSVQHNSSDLHLSSDVSPMIRVDGDVRRVNIPALEAKDVNGLVYDIMSDKQRKEYEENLECDFSFEVPNLARFRVNAFNTNRGPAAVFRTIPSEILSLEDLGAPEIFKEISDNPRGLVLVTGPTGSGKSTTLAGMVDYINATRHDHILTIEDPIEFVHKNKLSLINQREVHRDTKSFNAALRSALREDPDVILVGELRDLETIRLAMTAAETGHLVFGTLHTTSAPKTIDRIIDVFPAAEKSMVRSMLSESLRAVISQTLLKKTGGGRVAAHEIMIGIPAIRNLIREDKIAQMYSSIQTGAGFGMQTMDQCLTNLLNRGLVSQSAAAAKAHDKSQFSSSGGM
- a CDS encoding PilT/PilU family type 4a pilus ATPase: MEPGNLNYYLAKMCEADASDVFVSSLLPVSAKINGELTPLDDHELTEDESLSLVESAMSEKQKAEFHSTKECNFAIATDEGRFRISAFWQRDKAGMVIRRIVTTIPDVADLGLPSVLTDLIMAKKGLMLFVGGTGTGKSTSLAALLGYRNRNHKGHILTIEDPIEFVHEHEKSIVTQREVGLDTESFDAALKSSLRQAPDVILIGEIRSQETMEYALSFAETGHLCVATLHANNANQAIDRIMHLVPKEKHDKLKYDLALNLRGIVAQQLIPTSDGKGRVAAIEVLLNSPMIAELVKKGDIGGIKETMSKSREMGMQTFDQALFDHYQNQRINYADALHHADSPNDLRLMIKLRNNDQQGAGFLQGVTVDGLGDDNP
- the ruvX gene encoding Holliday junction resolvase RuvX translates to MAKRQLKEKGQRTVLGFDFGTKSIGIAVGQEVTGSASPLCAIKAQDGIPNWDEIKVIVDEWLPDLIVVGLPLNMDGSNQQVTFQAKKFANRLHNKHGLPVETQDERLTTTDAKSQLFEHGGYKNLKKGNVDSMSARIILESFFENQWG
- a CDS encoding YqgE/AlgH family protein — encoded protein: MQSLENHFLIAMPNMQDPAFEHSVTYICEHNDQGAMGLVINQPIDLTVGELLDQIKIDNNKETDAANIAVFSGGPVQQEQGFVLHIPKEGYQSSLKLTNDVMITTSKDVLTSLTTELAPEKFLISLGYAGWSSGQLEQELMDNAWLTIEADPDIIFSTPAHLRWEKAIEMLGIDISKLSTQTGHA
- the gshB gene encoding glutathione synthase, yielding MSIKLGIVSDPISGFNIKKDTGFAMMVEAQSRGYEIYYMEMDDLYLRKGQAFATAAKAQVFEDENHWYDLEEKQSIALADLDVILMRKDPPFDTEYIYATYILERAELSGTLIVNKPQSLRDANEKLFTAWFSEFTPDTLVTRSQKQIRSFLDEHGDIILKPLDGMGGASIFRVKQDDANLGVICETLTKHGSEFAMAQNYIPEIKQGDKRVLVIDGQVIPYCLARIPQNGETRGNLAVGGRGEARPLSESDLKIAQAIAPTLKEKGLIFVGLDIIGDKLTEINVTAPTCVKEIQAAYDISITGILFDAIEQRLKS
- the rsmE gene encoding 16S rRNA (uracil(1498)-N(3))-methyltransferase, which produces MRIPHIYQAGEISLNETLALLPDAAGHITRVLRMDIGEQVCLFNGEGGEYLCELSEVSKKSAAVKVIEFIEKDVESPLKIHLGQGISRGDKMDFTIQKSVELGVTEITPIFTERCGVKLSGDRLEKKHLQWQKIAISAAEQSGRNFITKIHAPIKIERWLEQTSDELKITLHPRADHSIKTIPEPSNGLRFIVGPEGGFTDAEMLKTKNCGFMDIRLGPRVLRTETAALTVLSALQLQFGDLA
- a CDS encoding DUF3083 family protein encodes the protein MSIRRSRSKVSKVYLPSNSRYNQFLLAEFKITDELLERFESSDSSDKLKPWQSFYQKFSEQLFTVCEEADIDNVHFIANDKLPRVRFNQEIRYWETDQQMLIFYNPEYHQSYKSHFDGAVRSKKISLLFLASGDSIRTSAAGYHTKVRETLTKLLSEVGVDASAVRLRDHQHLTYDLFAKDKGVEGSNGHTLRRIKNRYKAADVILPEQNDTMSYVVASMPISRRLLKRSNVNLVGEQSYADFYQTLSDACVKSANHYNLKNGAFIANGLTPIIRNSSNKPEQKVGELQMLGFDPIEPKNEFYCNWQDDHLVDYVQIIFAATKDDIEDKGFAKFMETVDKSLRMMAKELEMTPDHEEIAIRFHQHLAYHFDQA